AAGGCACGCTCTACCCGGACGTGATCGAAAGCGTGAGCTTCAAGGGGCCGTCGGCGACGATCAAGACCCATCATAACGTCGGCGGGCTGCCGACCAGGATGAAATTGCGCCTGATCGAGCCCTTGCGGGAGCTGTTCAAGGACGAGGTGCGGGTGTTGGGGAAGGAGCTGGGACTGCCGGACGAGATTATCTGGCGGCAGCCGTTTCCCGGTCCGGGACTGGCCATCCGCGTGCTCGGGGCGGTGACGCAAGAGCGCCTGACGATCTTGCGGGCCGCGGAAGCGATCGTCGATCAGGAGATTCGGGCGGCGGGGCTCTATCAGGATATCTGGCAGGCCTTTGCCGTGCTCCTGCCGATCCGCACGGTCGGCGTCATGGGGGACCAGCGAACGTACGAACACGTCATCGCCATTCGCGCCGTGACGAGTCTTGACGGCATGACCGCCGATTGGGCCAGGATTCCGCCGGAGCTGTTGGGCAAGATGTCGAGCCGGATCATCAACGAAGTGAAAGGCGTGAATCGAGTGGTGTATGACATCAGCTCGAAGCCGCCGTCTACCATAGAATGGGAATAGCAGAAGGACGTTGAGCGGTTGACGACCATGGAAGTCAGATTGCAAAAGGCCATTGCCGATTCGGGGCTTGCCTCGCGCCGCAAGGCGGAAATGCTGATCGCCGAGGGGCGGGTGACGGTGAACGGCCTGGTGGTGCGGGAACAAGGCACGAAGATCAACGTTGAAAAAGATCACGTGAAAGTGGATGGCCGGCATCTCAAACCGGCTCCGCCGCAGGTCTTCATCATGCTCAACAAGCCCAAGGGCTATGTCTCGTCCTTGAGCGATCCGGAGGGGCGGCCGACGATCACGGACCTGCTCGGCGGGGTGAGCGTCCGGGTCTTTCCGGTGGGCCGCCTGGACTATGACAGCGAAGGGCTGATGTTGTTGACCAATCAAGGCGCCTTGGCCCAGACCCTGCTCCATCCGCGCTACCATGTGCCCAAGACTTATCTCATCAAGGTCAAAGGCGTGCTGGACGAAAAACAGATTGCGGAGCTGGAGCGGGGAGTGGAGCTGGAGGATGGGCTCACCAAGCCGGCCGTCGTGAAAAAGATCCGGAAGGCCGAAGAGAACTCCTGGCTGGAAGTCACGATTCATGAAGGACGCAACCATCAGGTTAAGCGCATGCTGGACTATGTCAGGCACCCGGTGATCAAGTTGACCCGCGTGCGGTTCGGGCCCCTGGCGATCGGAAGCCTGTCGCCGGGTCAATTCCGGTACTTGACCGATCGGGAAGCCAACGCCTTGCGTGCGGTGGTCACCGACCGTATCAAGGACGTCGCGGCAGGAACGGAATCTGGTTCGACTGCAGCCAAGACCCGCAAAAGAAGGGCTGGAGCGCAGGGTTGGGCCAAGGCCAAGAAGGGACGCAAGGCATGATGCTGCGCACGCATCGGTGCGGAGAGCTGACCAAGGCCCACGTGGGCCGGACCGTGACCCTCAACGGCTGGGTCCAGCGCCGGCGGGACCATGGCAACGTCATCTTTATCGACTTGCGGGACCGGCAAGGTTTGACGCAGGTCGTCTTCAATCCCGAGATCAGCGCCGCGGCCCATCAAGGCGCACACGCGCTCCGTAACGAATTCGTCGTGGCCCTGTCGGGGACCGTTGCCCTCAGACCGGACGGCTCGGCCAATCCCAACCTGGCGACTGGCGACATCGAGGTGCTGGTCACGTCCGTCGAAATCTTGAACGAGGCCAAGACCCCGCCGTTCCTGATCGAGGACGAGGGGGAGGTCACGGAGGCCCTGCGCCTGAAGTATCGGTATCTGGACTTGCGCCGCCCCAAGATGCAGAAGCTGCTCAAGCTCCGGCATGAGGTGGTGCAGGAGGCCCGGTCGTTCCTGAACGAGCAGGGATTTCTCGACGTCGAAACCCCCATGCTGACCAAAAGCACGCCGGAAGGGGCGCGGGACTATCTGGTGCCCAGCCGTGTGAATCCTGGCAATTTCTATGCGCTGCCCCAATCGCCGCAGCTGTTCAAGCAGATCCTCATGGTCAGCGGAGTGGATCGTTATTACCAGGTGGCCCGGTGTTTCCGGGACGAAGACCTGCGCAACGACCGGCAGCCGGAGTTCACCCAAATCGACATCGAGATGTCGTTCGTGGATCGGGAACAGATCATGGGCCTGATGGAGGAGATGATCCGGGTCCTGTTCAAACGGGCGGCGGGGGTGGAATTGCCGGCGCCTTTTCCCCGGATGAGCTATGCGGAGGCGATCGGACGGTACGGGTCGGACAAGCCGGACCTGCGGTTCGGCCTGCTCATTCACGACGTCAGCGCGTTCGCGGCCAAGAGCGAGTTCAAGGTGTTCAAGGAGGCGGCGACCAAGGGCGGGCTGGTCAAGGCCCTCATCGTCAAGGGCGGAGCTTCGATGCCCAGGAGCCGGATCGACGCGCTGGGGGAAACGGCCAAGGGATTCGGCGCCAAGGGACTGGCCTGGGTCAAGATCACCGGAGAAGGCCAGCTGGAATCCGTGATCGCCAAGTTCCTGGATGCCAAGGCGCTGCTGGCGGCTCTGCCGGACGCGGCGGTCGGGGATCTGCTCCTCTTCGGGGCCGACAAGCCGAACGTGGTCCACGATGTGCTCGGGCGGTTGCGCCTCCTGCTGGGCGAGGAATTGAACTTGATTGACAAGGCTGCTTGGAAGCCTTTGTGGGTGATCGACTTC
This Nitrospirota bacterium DNA region includes the following protein-coding sequences:
- a CDS encoding rRNA pseudouridine synthase, which translates into the protein MEVRLQKAIADSGLASRRKAEMLIAEGRVTVNGLVVREQGTKINVEKDHVKVDGRHLKPAPPQVFIMLNKPKGYVSSLSDPEGRPTITDLLGGVSVRVFPVGRLDYDSEGLMLLTNQGALAQTLLHPRYHVPKTYLIKVKGVLDEKQIAELERGVELEDGLTKPAVVKKIRKAEENSWLEVTIHEGRNHQVKRMLDYVRHPVIKLTRVRFGPLAIGSLSPGQFRYLTDREANALRAVVTDRIKDVAAGTESGSTAAKTRKRRAGAQGWAKAKKGRKA
- the aspS gene encoding aspartate--tRNA ligase; amino-acid sequence: MMLRTHRCGELTKAHVGRTVTLNGWVQRRRDHGNVIFIDLRDRQGLTQVVFNPEISAAAHQGAHALRNEFVVALSGTVALRPDGSANPNLATGDIEVLVTSVEILNEAKTPPFLIEDEGEVTEALRLKYRYLDLRRPKMQKLLKLRHEVVQEARSFLNEQGFLDVETPMLTKSTPEGARDYLVPSRVNPGNFYALPQSPQLFKQILMVSGVDRYYQVARCFRDEDLRNDRQPEFTQIDIEMSFVDREQIMGLMEEMIRVLFKRAAGVELPAPFPRMSYAEAIGRYGSDKPDLRFGLLIHDVSAFAAKSEFKVFKEAATKGGLVKALIVKGGASMPRSRIDALGETAKGFGAKGLAWVKITGEGQLESVIAKFLDAKALLAALPDAAVGDLLLFGADKPNVVHDVLGRLRLLLGEELNLIDKAAWKPLWVIDFPLLEFDQEAKRHVAIHHPFTAPLDEDIPLFSSDPLKVRAKAYDLVLNGNEIGGGSIRIHRRDVQSTVFGLLGINKEEAAGKFGFLLEALEYGAPPHGGIAFGLDRLIMLLGGADSIRDVIAFPKTQKAQCPMTEAPSPVGVAQLKELSIKLDVVE